A region from the Eptesicus fuscus isolate TK198812 chromosome 1, DD_ASM_mEF_20220401, whole genome shotgun sequence genome encodes:
- the LOC103298456 gene encoding LOW QUALITY PROTEIN: cerebellar degeneration-related antigen 1 (The sequence of the model RefSeq protein was modified relative to this genomic sequence to represent the inferred CDS: deleted 1 base in 1 codon; substituted 2 bases at 2 genomic stop codons): protein MLEYLDIFSEDMVMLEDMELLADVEMLADVEMLADVEMLADVEMLEALEMLEDLEVXEDMNFLEDVDFLEDVTLLEDVGMLEAINLMEDSALLEDQGLLEAVDFLEAMDLMEDVDSLEDLELLEDIDFLEAMAFLEDMDFQEDPNCPEDLDCLEDVDXLEDLEVEDMNFLEDVALLEDFDLVEVIDWLEDLDFSGRCGLSGRP, encoded by the exons ATGTTAGAATACCTGGATATC TTTTCGGAAGACATGGTGATGTTGGAAGACATGGAGTTGCTGGCAGACGTGGAGATGCTGGCAGACGTGGAGATGCTGGCAGACGTGGAGATGCTGGCAGACGTGGAGATGCTGGAAGCCCTGGAGATGCTGGAAGACCTGGAGGTGTAGGAAGACATGAATTTTCTGGAAGATGTGGATTTTCTGGAAGACGTCACTTTGTTGGAAGACGTGGGTATGCTGGAAGCTATAAATTTGATGGAAGATTCAGCTTTGTTGGAAGACCAGGGTTTGCTGGAAGCCGTGGATTTTCTGGAAGCCATGGATTTGATGGAAGACGTGGATAGCCTGGAAGACCTGGAACTG TTGGAAGATATTGATTTCCTGGAAGCCATGGCTTTTCTGGAAGACATGGATTTTCAGGAAGACCCGAATTGTCCGGAAGATCTTGACTGTTTGGAAGATGTAGATTAGCTGGAAGACCTGGAG GTGGAAGACATGAATTTTCTGGAAGACGTGGCTTTATTGGAAGACTTTGATTTGGTGGAAGTCATAGATTGGTTAGAAGACCTAGATTTTTCTGGAAGATGTGGATTGTCTGGAAGACCTTGA